The following are from one region of the Candidatus Acidiferrales bacterium genome:
- a CDS encoding HAMP domain-containing sensor histidine kinase: MKNTSKEIDLESKPKYVRLGWKHIGVIFVALMVFLVFVSHLQQNTLRDLLSDTMAWYKKNSAEQIGNLTTASLELLLESNTLTKGEDAADRERNLVHALNSILKQPLMNRNVEQMCVIFPYKNKYLAMDLGQNIYSYFFDHKPPDTLVDPMYQYAVARYAGLHSEIMKSGLINSFQEKENIFHVYVPLEPYGEYAGAVYLRIHPDVSVISQQIVTNFNETVLLFSSLIVLGLLAIFYVSTYSLIERDQAWEMLYKEREEHLREHIAQKKEHLFTKRIYHTYHKAEKVMGFINEDVENADEKNIKEIKYRISKYANFISRVIYDMKWYNPPIQTIRNLIFKTDLNEVLKFIVNNIFLRISNPVKTINFEFNLDRNLPKVSVNEFVIWEIIEPLIQNSIDHSNQTCIVINLKTVYYSGEKKSVLTIEDNGSGVRSDLLEKNEYGIKKIFLENISTKEEGKNAGYGCYLAYEIAKRCGWDLDADNREQGGCRFTLLIRH, translated from the coding sequence ATGAAGAATACTTCCAAAGAGATCGACTTGGAAAGCAAGCCGAAATATGTGAGGTTGGGATGGAAACACATCGGCGTCATATTCGTGGCACTGATGGTCTTCCTGGTATTTGTCTCTCACCTGCAGCAAAACACACTCAGGGATCTTCTTTCTGATACCATGGCCTGGTACAAAAAGAATTCCGCAGAGCAGATAGGAAATTTGACGACAGCCTCATTGGAGCTGCTCCTTGAATCTAATACGCTTACCAAAGGCGAAGACGCGGCGGACCGAGAAAGAAACCTGGTTCACGCGTTGAACAGCATATTGAAACAACCTTTGATGAATCGGAATGTCGAACAGATGTGCGTGATCTTTCCTTACAAGAATAAATATCTTGCGATGGATCTTGGACAAAACATATATTCGTATTTTTTCGATCACAAGCCGCCGGATACTCTTGTCGATCCGATGTACCAGTATGCTGTTGCGCGGTACGCGGGACTTCACAGTGAAATCATGAAATCGGGGCTGATCAACAGCTTCCAGGAGAAGGAGAACATTTTCCATGTTTACGTTCCCCTGGAACCGTACGGTGAATATGCCGGTGCGGTTTACTTGAGGATACATCCGGATGTTTCGGTTATCAGCCAGCAGATAGTAACCAATTTTAACGAAACCGTGCTGCTATTTTCCTCATTAATAGTCTTGGGTCTCTTGGCCATTTTCTATGTCTCAACGTATTCGCTGATAGAGAGAGATCAGGCATGGGAGATGTTGTACAAGGAAAGAGAAGAACATTTACGCGAGCACATTGCTCAGAAGAAAGAGCATCTCTTCACCAAGCGGATTTACCATACCTATCATAAGGCCGAGAAGGTGATGGGATTTATAAACGAGGACGTTGAAAATGCGGATGAGAAGAACATAAAGGAAATCAAGTACCGCATTTCGAAGTACGCGAATTTTATCTCGAGAGTCATCTACGACATGAAATGGTACAACCCGCCGATACAGACCATAAGGAATCTGATTTTCAAAACCGACCTGAACGAGGTATTGAAATTTATCGTCAATAATATTTTCCTGCGGATATCCAATCCTGTAAAAACCATAAATTTCGAATTCAATCTCGACAGAAATTTGCCGAAGGTTTCCGTGAATGAATTTGTTATCTGGGAAATTATCGAGCCGCTGATTCAAAACTCGATCGATCATTCGAATCAAACGTGCATCGTAATAAATCTAAAGACCGTTTATTACTCAGGAGAAAAGAAATCCGTTTTGACAATCGAGGATAATGGCAGCGGCGTACGTTCGGATTTGCTGGAAAAAAACGAATACGGTATCAAGAAAATTTTCCTTGAGAATATTTCTACGAAGGAAGAAGGGAAGAATGCCGGCTACGGTTGTTATCTTGCATACGAAATCGCAAAGCGATGCGGATGGGATCTCGATGCCGACAACAGGGAGCAAGGCGGGTGCAGATTCACGCTGCTGATAAGACATTGA
- a CDS encoding sigma-54 dependent transcriptional regulator, with amino-acid sequence MQFDRPINLLLIEDETYDVNRIKRTLAPFQDRLFIKKIVADGQSALDLISKHEEDYDVVIMDYQIVGPLYGEKLIRKIKLVDPFIEIIVITKMTINLTDFGFANKLIEAGAMWFCTKYPADIKEYIYQPTDLLLSILNAYEKKRLALEKSKSNLQLNQSINRTLDEKKIIGDSPEVKKLIKHVEKAAQQDVTVLISGASGTGKELVATHIHYLSKRRYENLVAINAGSIPHELIESELFGYEKGSFTGAVNSKKGLFEVADNGTIFLDEVGELPISSQVKLLRVLQDGEIDKIGRTDKMKVDVRVITATNIDLEKAVEEKKFREDLFYRLNVVYIYVPSLRERVEDIPALTEYFIAKYSEQMGVGVPSVDHDAIEVLQTHEWPGNVRQLQNVIQRALISCEGRISRNDVVNILDSKNLGTISGPEFWFGNEILTWKDMENIFRRRYVSHVKDKTKSDSEAARKLGMAPSNFHRMCDQLGIKQRKAEEK; translated from the coding sequence ATGCAATTTGACAGACCAATAAATCTTTTACTGATTGAAGATGAAACTTACGACGTCAATCGTATAAAACGCACTCTCGCACCGTTCCAGGACAGACTGTTTATAAAGAAAATAGTAGCGGACGGTCAGTCTGCTCTCGACCTTATATCGAAACATGAAGAGGATTACGATGTGGTGATCATGGATTATCAGATTGTGGGACCACTTTACGGCGAGAAGTTGATACGCAAAATAAAGCTGGTCGATCCATTTATTGAAATCATCGTCATTACAAAGATGACCATAAACCTCACTGACTTTGGGTTTGCGAACAAATTGATCGAAGCGGGTGCTATGTGGTTCTGTACCAAATATCCGGCGGACATAAAAGAGTACATCTATCAGCCGACCGATCTTCTCCTTTCGATCTTGAACGCATACGAAAAGAAAAGACTCGCTCTTGAAAAATCGAAATCTAATCTGCAGTTGAATCAATCTATTAACCGCACGCTTGATGAGAAAAAAATTATCGGCGATTCACCCGAAGTGAAGAAGTTGATTAAGCATGTTGAGAAGGCTGCTCAGCAGGATGTGACGGTTTTGATTTCAGGAGCTTCAGGGACGGGAAAAGAATTGGTGGCGACTCATATCCATTATTTGAGCAAAAGGAGATATGAGAATCTCGTCGCAATTAATGCGGGAAGCATTCCGCATGAATTGATAGAGAGTGAATTGTTTGGTTATGAGAAAGGATCCTTTACGGGTGCAGTGAATTCCAAGAAGGGGCTTTTTGAAGTGGCAGACAACGGGACAATTTTCTTAGATGAGGTCGGCGAGCTGCCGATTTCGTCGCAGGTTAAGTTGCTGAGAGTCTTACAGGACGGAGAGATAGACAAGATCGGGAGAACCGACAAGATGAAGGTCGATGTCCGCGTGATAACGGCCACTAATATCGACCTTGAAAAAGCTGTCGAGGAAAAAAAATTCAGGGAGGATTTGTTTTATCGATTGAACGTGGTTTATATCTATGTGCCATCACTCCGGGAAAGGGTCGAAGACATTCCGGCCTTGACAGAGTATTTCATAGCCAAGTACAGCGAGCAAATGGGCGTAGGAGTCCCGTCGGTTGACCATGATGCAATTGAAGTATTGCAGACACACGAGTGGCCGGGAAATGTCCGCCAGCTCCAAAATGTTATTCAACGGGCGCTGATTTCCTGTGAAGGAAGGATATCTCGAAACGACGTCGTGAATATTTTAGACTCCAAGAATCTCGGGACGATATCGGGCCCTGAATTTTGGTTTGGAAACGAAATCCTGACATGGAAGGACATGGAGAATATTTTCCGAAGGAGATACGTAAGTCATGTCAAGGACAAAACCAAATCGGATTCTGAAGCTGCCAGGAAATTGGGCATGGCACCATCGAATTTCCATCGAATGTGTGACCAACTGGGAATAAAGCAACGTAAGGCGGAAGAAAAGTAG
- a CDS encoding sodium:solute symporter family protein, which yields MHLSVIDLSIIVVYLIGVVLLGILVTKRASKNIHNYFLGGNEMPWWMLGVSNASGMFDVAGTMLLVYWLAVYGLKSVWLPWLWPVFNQIFLMVYLSAWLRRSNVMTGAEWIKTRFGTGKGATLSHIIVVIFALIGVIGFLSYGFKGIGKFAVAFLPPLITSPATLAKYPEINTDLYALILMGITAIYVVKGGMISVVMTEVIQYLTLTLCSIAIGIIAMAYVSPGTINAVLPDGWKSLFFGWHLNLDWSTIHSAASSNLNSFNQWITTDGYSLFGLFFTMMLFKGIFVAAAGPAPNYDMQRILSTRNPKEAAKMSSLVNVVLNPARYFMVAGLTILALTNFNALYSGSISTPDFETILPEVLAHYIPIGLLGFLMAGLIAAFMSNFAATVNAAPAYIVNDIYKRYINPNAPPKIYVNWSYVTSVLVIVVGVGIGFMVSSINQVVLWIVSALWGGYTAANVLKWYWWRFNGYGYFWGMVSGIGTMLVLLVLDNLNLIPFVRNWPLSNNSSMNSFPIIFLVSIIGCLAATFLTPPESDEVLMHFYSTVNPWGFWKPIREKVSAANPNFVPNKDFKRDMSNVVVGIVWQATLVAAPVFLVIREWQSFIAAMVVMVITTLILKVNWWDKLEATFGEKKKVTSVGTSSIELAPDK from the coding sequence ATGCATCTGAGCGTAATTGATCTAAGCATTATTGTGGTTTATCTGATCGGAGTCGTGCTGCTCGGGATACTCGTTACCAAGCGCGCATCAAAAAATATCCACAACTATTTCCTCGGCGGAAACGAGATGCCATGGTGGATGCTGGGCGTGTCGAACGCGTCGGGGATGTTTGATGTTGCGGGCACCATGCTCTTAGTTTACTGGCTGGCCGTCTACGGACTAAAGAGCGTTTGGCTGCCGTGGTTGTGGCCGGTATTCAATCAGATATTTTTGATGGTTTATTTATCAGCGTGGCTGAGGAGATCGAATGTCATGACCGGCGCAGAATGGATAAAGACGCGTTTCGGGACCGGGAAAGGGGCGACGTTGTCTCATATCATCGTGGTCATATTCGCTCTCATCGGAGTGATCGGATTCCTTTCGTATGGATTCAAAGGAATCGGGAAATTTGCGGTCGCATTCCTGCCTCCTCTTATTACAAGCCCGGCAACCCTGGCAAAATATCCTGAGATCAATACCGACCTTTACGCATTGATCCTGATGGGGATAACCGCGATTTACGTCGTAAAGGGCGGAATGATAAGCGTCGTTATGACGGAGGTGATCCAGTATTTGACGCTCACTCTGTGCTCGATCGCAATTGGAATCATCGCCATGGCGTATGTATCTCCGGGAACTATCAACGCCGTTTTACCGGATGGATGGAAAAGTCTCTTCTTCGGATGGCATCTGAACCTCGATTGGTCGACGATCCATTCAGCGGCTTCATCTAATCTCAACTCGTTCAATCAATGGATCACAACCGACGGATATTCCCTGTTCGGATTGTTTTTCACCATGATGCTTTTCAAAGGCATATTCGTGGCTGCCGCAGGACCGGCTCCGAATTACGACATGCAGCGTATCCTCTCGACTCGCAATCCGAAGGAAGCAGCGAAGATGAGTTCACTCGTCAACGTCGTTCTAAATCCGGCCCGGTATTTCATGGTCGCCGGCCTTACGATACTCGCCTTGACAAATTTCAATGCGCTCTACAGCGGCTCCATTTCCACCCCGGATTTTGAGACAATTCTTCCGGAAGTGCTCGCGCACTATATACCTATCGGATTGTTGGGCTTCTTGATGGCGGGGCTGATCGCGGCGTTCATGAGCAACTTTGCGGCTACGGTAAATGCAGCTCCGGCATACATTGTCAACGACATATATAAACGATACATAAACCCGAACGCACCTCCGAAGATTTACGTAAACTGGAGTTATGTGACTTCCGTTCTTGTAATAGTTGTCGGCGTCGGGATTGGTTTTATGGTAAGCTCGATCAATCAGGTCGTCCTCTGGATCGTGTCGGCATTATGGGGAGGATATACGGCGGCAAATGTGCTCAAATGGTATTGGTGGCGGTTCAACGGTTATGGATATTTCTGGGGAATGGTTTCGGGAATCGGGACCATGCTCGTCCTTCTCGTTCTGGACAATTTGAACTTAATTCCTTTCGTTCGTAACTGGCCATTGTCTAACAACTCAAGCATGAATTCCTTTCCGATCATTTTTTTGGTGTCTATCATCGGCTGCTTAGCTGCAACATTCCTGACCCCGCCCGAAAGTGACGAAGTGCTTATGCACTTCTACAGCACGGTTAACCCGTGGGGATTCTGGAAGCCGATCCGCGAAAAAGTTTCGGCGGCGAACCCGAATTTTGTCCCGAACAAAGATTTTAAGCGTGACATGTCTAATGTCGTGGTTGGGATAGTCTGGCAGGCTACGCTTGTCGCTGCACCGGTCTTCCTGGTAATTCGCGAATGGCAATCGTTTATTGCAGCGATGG
- a CDS encoding extracellular solute-binding protein, which yields MPKIFKTIKESPIWLITILVSITAVIFLIYSPFQISLFPDLGAKKIYYVDNISDAHLEIIKKFNALYKGKIEVVPVNLPFYHFTTNDRKEILTRSLRSRNDGIDIFAVDLIWIPRFAKWGYLLDDHFDDSTLSHVNASALETCRRNDKLVAFPLFLDMGVLYYRKDLIRELPHGDSIESRIRNGMTWNEFINLGRSIKTSNHFPGKYDSGLFYVFPGGNYEGMLCCFQEMLSEHESDDIFYNDPINLNTSPARKALQMMVDLVYNYKFSPSEVVQFDEYNSYLYATNNNALFLRGWIGFRRQYSGFLEDTSAVSSWDIAPLPHFDGNKTSSVFGGWSLMISEFSNRKEEALEFIKFMFRKENQELLYEEGGYLPINMEVYSDSSFLQKHRELAQIEKLLSWGRYRPSLDNYTRLSEIMSSYFHKALKKEIPVGEALMSASKQINDERLR from the coding sequence TTGCCTAAAATTTTCAAAACGATAAAAGAGTCTCCGATTTGGCTCATTACTATCCTCGTTTCTATTACGGCAGTGATTTTTCTTATTTATTCACCTTTTCAGATATCTCTTTTTCCAGATCTCGGCGCAAAAAAAATATATTATGTCGACAATATTTCCGACGCACATTTGGAGATAATAAAAAAATTTAACGCTCTTTACAAAGGGAAAATAGAAGTTGTGCCGGTGAATCTTCCATTTTACCACTTCACCACGAATGATCGAAAGGAGATATTAACCCGGTCTCTCAGAAGCCGCAACGATGGGATAGATATTTTTGCAGTCGATCTGATATGGATTCCTCGATTTGCGAAATGGGGATACCTATTGGATGACCATTTTGACGATTCAACTCTTAGTCATGTCAACGCGTCTGCGCTCGAAACCTGCCGGCGCAACGATAAGCTGGTTGCATTTCCTCTCTTCCTGGACATGGGAGTTCTGTATTACCGAAAGGATCTGATTCGCGAGCTCCCTCACGGAGATTCGATCGAAAGCAGGATTCGAAATGGAATGACATGGAATGAATTCATAAATCTCGGAAGGAGCATAAAAACATCGAATCACTTCCCAGGCAAATACGACAGTGGGCTGTTCTATGTATTTCCCGGCGGCAATTATGAAGGGATGTTGTGCTGCTTTCAAGAAATGCTTTCGGAGCATGAAAGCGACGATATTTTCTACAACGATCCGATCAATCTGAATACATCACCTGCAAGAAAAGCTCTGCAGATGATGGTTGATCTTGTTTACAATTATAAATTTTCCCCAAGCGAGGTGGTACAATTTGACGAGTACAACAGCTATCTCTATGCCACCAACAATAATGCACTTTTTTTGCGGGGATGGATCGGTTTCCGCAGACAATATAGCGGTTTTTTAGAGGACACCTCTGCGGTCTCTTCATGGGATATCGCTCCTTTGCCGCATTTCGACGGGAATAAAACCTCCAGCGTCTTCGGCGGATGGAGTCTGATGATATCTGAATTTTCTAATAGAAAGGAAGAGGCACTTGAATTCATCAAGTTCATGTTTCGAAAGGAAAATCAAGAACTTCTTTACGAAGAGGGTGGATACCTGCCTATCAACATGGAGGTCTACAGCGACAGCTCTTTTTTGCAGAAACACAGGGAGCTCGCGCAGATTGAGAAGCTGCTGAGCTGGGGAAGGTACCGCCCGTCCCTCGATAATTATACGCGTTTATCGGAAATCATGTCGTCGTACTTTCATAAGGCATTGAAAAAGGAAATTCCGGTAGGTGAAGCTTTGATGTCCGCTTCTAAGCAGATCAATGATGAAAGGCTCAGGTAA